DNA sequence from the Thermococcus gammatolerans EJ3 genome:
TCAGCAGCGTCGATGCGGTGAAGTATATCAGGATGAACTTCATGTTCAGAGGGCACTTCTTGGTTCTGAGAGTTTCAATCGTCTGGGGAACCCACGAGCCGACGAGCATGAGCATGCCAATCAGGCCTATCATCTCAATCCACGCCATTTTCTCACCTCCAAACCCGAGGAGGGAGAGCATAAAAAAGGTTTTTGCACGATTTTGGCTCAAAAAAAGGTTATGAAATCCCTTCCTTTGAGAAAGAAACGGCAATTAAACGGTGGTTGCCATCCTTGACATGGCCCACGTCTTGACGTCCTCATCGAGGATGTCGTTTATTATCCTCATCGCCTCGGAAACCTTGCCCTCCCTCGCGAGCTTTAAGGCAACCTCCGCCTGTATCTTCGACCTGTTGGAAAGATCCCTGATGAACTCCGCTACCCTAAGGGCCTCCTCGTGAAGTCCGAGCGACAGGAAGTCAAAGGCGAGGCTCATAAGGGCCTTGGTGGCGTCTCCGGATGGCAGATCGGACGTGACGTTGATAGCCCTCTCGAGGGCCTCCCGATAATCCCTCCCCTCCCTGGCCAGGTAAACCGCTATCTTGGAGAAGGCCTTCGCCTTGACCTTATCGTCCGGGATCTGTTCGGCCATTTCCAGGGCCGCATCGTACCTTCCCGAGTTAAGGAGCCTCATAACCGTGTCGTAGAGGGCACGTGAACGGTACCAAACCTGCATAGCCTTTCCCCCAAACATCTAACGCAGTTGAGGTTTTAAACGTCCCGGTGGACAACTTTAAAAGAGATTCCTCCCATGAACTCAGGGGAGTTGAACATGGAGAGAGACGTGTGGAAGTACATCACTTTTATCCTCGTCCTCATTCTCGGCGTCTTCGTTATGTCCACGACCCTTCTCTACCTCCAGAACCAGAGTCTCAGCAGTTACGTTCCCCCCAACGCCACCTGCAGAACCGAGGTCGTGATCGGTAACCAGACGGCCGAAACAGCACTCCAGGCAAGGATCGCGGAGCTCCAGTCCCTAATCAGGGCAATCGAGATGGAGAGGGGAGGCACCAACGTCACGAACGCGACAATAGCCCTTGTACCAATCTTCGGCGTTATCGAGGGTCAAACGGCACTCAACACAGTGACAACCCTCGAGAAGCTGATGAAGGACGATTCCGTTGGGGGCGTCCTCCTCTGGATCGAAAGCCCGGGTGGAGACGTTGGTGCCGTGAGGGAGATCTACCACGAGGTCCAGGTTCTCAGGGCTAAAAAGCCGGTCGTCGCGTACACGGGAGGCATAGCCGCTTCAGGCGGCTACTACATCGCCGTCGGGGCCGAGAGGATAATAGCGGATCCCCTTGCCGAGGTCGGGAGCATAGGCGTTATCTACGTCCACTTCAACCTGGCGGACAACTACGCCTCAAACGGAATAAAGGTCGACGTCTTCAAAACCGGGCCCCACAAGGACATGGGCGCCGAGTGGAGGGCCCTCACCGAGTACGAGAGGAAGAAGATCTGGGGAATGATAGACGCCTACTTCCAGAGCTTTTTACAGGCCGTCAGTATGGGGCGGAACATGACGCTCAACGAGACCAGAGAGTACGCAACGGGCGAGACATGGCTTGCCATTAAGGTGAACGGAACGCTCGTGGACGAAACCGGCAACTTCCAGACGGCAGTGGAGGAACTCGAAAAGCTTATGGGTGTTGAGAGCGCAGAGATTAAGGTGTACGGCTCGCCGACCCAGAGCTACTCCCTCGGCGTCTTTGGGGAGGGAGCCCTCTACCTCGATCCGCGCTACCTACGGCTGAGGGGGTGAGGGCATGCTCTGCGAGGAGAAGCTTGAG
Encoded proteins:
- a CDS encoding PQ-loop domain-containing transporter is translated as MAWIEMIGLIGMLMLVGSWVPQTIETLRTKKCPLNMKFILIYFTASTLLTIYAYLPPRDWIFTALNGLAAFQSGVNLYVKLRYS
- the sppA gene encoding signal peptide peptidase SppA encodes the protein MERDVWKYITFILVLILGVFVMSTTLLYLQNQSLSSYVPPNATCRTEVVIGNQTAETALQARIAELQSLIRAIEMERGGTNVTNATIALVPIFGVIEGQTALNTVTTLEKLMKDDSVGGVLLWIESPGGDVGAVREIYHEVQVLRAKKPVVAYTGGIAASGGYYIAVGAERIIADPLAEVGSIGVIYVHFNLADNYASNGIKVDVFKTGPHKDMGAEWRALTEYERKKIWGMIDAYFQSFLQAVSMGRNMTLNETREYATGETWLAIKVNGTLVDETGNFQTAVEELEKLMGVESAEIKVYGSPTQSYSLGVFGEGALYLDPRYLRLRG